Genomic window (Haladaptatus caseinilyticus):
ATCGGAGTTGACGAACCGAATGCCCGGTAGTTCCAGGCTATCATAATAAAGCCGACCGTATCGTCCTTTCACTTGTACGAGTTCAGGGCCATACTGCGCGATATGTCCGAGTCGTTCCGGCGGGATGTCGTCGGGGACGAGGACGAAGCAATCGACACCGACACTGGCCGACATCGCGGACATGCTCATCGCCATGTTTCCGTGTGAAACGGTTCCGATCCAGTTACCGTTCGCGTCGGTATTCGTACCCATTTCGAGGGCGGATGCGACGCCGACCGCACTGCCGCGGTCCTTGAACGTTCCCGTTGGATTCGCACTCTCGTCCTTGACCCAGAGCTTGCACCCTGCGTAGTCGTCAATCTTGTCGGTCCGGATGAGCGGCGTTCCCCCCCACCGCCGAACCGACACCCGCCAACTTGTCGGTTGGAAGCAAATCGGAGTACCGCCACATACCCGGGTCCGACGACCCTGACGACGGCCACGAAAAACCGTCCGCATCGGTTTTCAACCAGAGTGGTTCACCACACGCACAGCGCGCACCAGCGGTCGCTTCATTGCCACACCGATAACAGACGAGCGTCATCGAAGTACATCCTCGTAGCGTTGTTTCGCGCGCTCCGCGCCGTGGATGAGATAGTCCATATCGATACCGACGACCTGGAAGTCGAATCCCGTTTCCGCCCACCGTTCAACGTCCTCCGGATCGAGTGCGATAGTTCCGACGGCAGTATCCGACTCACCGACTGCGTCCAAGACAGCGGAAATTTCGGTGTCGAGCGAATCCGTCTCGCCGAACTGACCCAGCGACGCCGAAAGGTCCGTCGGACCGACGAACAGTGCATCGACGCCATCCACGGCCGCGATAGATCCCACGTGTCCCACGCCCTTTGCCGATTCTATCTGCACCATCACGAGGAGTTCGTCGTTCGCACGTTCGAAGTAATCATCCAGCTCGAGTCCATACGCCGATGCCCGCGAACCGGCAACGCCTCGAACCCCATCCGGAGGGTAGCGCGTCGCTTCGACCACCGAACGGGCTTGTTCTGCCGTCTCTATCATAGGAGCGATTACACCGGAAACACCGGTGTCGAGGGCCCGCTTGATTCGGGTCGGATCGTCGTCGGGCAAGCGGACGATCGATTTCGTCTCGCCGTTCGCCGCATCCACGGCGCGGACGAGGTTTTCGACGGTCGAAATCGACATCGAGGAGTGTTCTGCATCGATGACGACGAAGTCGAAGCCGAGTTCACCGCTTATCTCGGCGACTGCCGGATGTCCGATCGTAACCCACGTTCCGACGACGGGATCACCCGCATGCACCGCGCGTCTGAGTTCGGTCATACGTCTTCCGACGTTCGGAGGGGAAAAATAGCTGTGCAGTGTGTCAACTTTCGTCCAGTCATTTTAAGAGAATAATCGTTGCTTCGCTCCGGTCAGTCCGCTCCTGTTACACTGTAAATGACGAATAGGTAGCCGACAGTCGAAACGCCGTAGTTCACCGTCAAAAGTACACGGCTGTTTTGGAAGTCGTACAGGAACGCGCTGACCGTCGTTGCGATAGCGGCCGCGACGAGTATCGAAAAGCCGATACAGAGGACGAGCATGGACCGACGATTGGTCTGCAGATACGCTCGCATCGCTAGCCCCACCATGGTAAGGCCCGTCATCGCGAGGACGGCACTGAGTATGATATAGGTGATTTCGATAGGTTGCATGTGGTGAGTCCCCCTTTGTGCTCGTCACCTACAATTCAGGCTATCGATTTAAAATTATTCAATACATATAGTTAGTAATTGGACAAGATATGAGTCCAACAGTTAGATACGGGGATTGTATCGACGGGCAGGCGAAAAACATGGCGATCGGATGAAAAGCGTCAGGCGATGGAGTTTACGAACGATGGAGCGCCGCCGCGACCTTCTCGATCGGGTGTGGCGGACGCGTTCCGCGACCTTCGAACTGAGTTCGACAGGACGCGCCGGGAGCGACGACGGTTTCGGCGTCGCTCTCGTCCACTTGTTCGAACAGGATTCGCCCGATGGCCTGTGAGAGGTCGTACTGGTCGGTGCGGTAGCCGAAGCTGCCCGCCATGCCACAACACCCGCTGTCCAGCGGGTCGACCTCGTAGCCCGCCCGCCTGAGGACGCCGACGGCGTGGTGATCCGTACGAACGGCCTTTTGATTACAGTGGCCGTGATAGGCGAGCGATTCATCGACGGCACCGAACTCGATGTCATCGTCCAATCGGTTGCGGTCGATGAACTCACAGACGCTGAAGGTGTTCGACGCGACCGTTTCGACGGCCGAATCGGAGAGCAAATCACGGTATTCGTCCTGGAACATTACCGCATCGGACGGTTCCACGAAGACGACCGACCAACCATCATCGACGCGATTTTCGAGGAGCGAAACGTTCGTTTGCGCCTTTTCGCGCGCATCGTCCAAGAAGCCTTCCGAATAGGCGGCACGGCCGGTCGCCGAAAGGTCGTCCGGAACCTGCACATGAACGCCCGCGGCTTCGAGCACCCGAACGGCGGCTTTTCCTGGTTCCGGATAGCTGTAGTTCGTGAACGTGTCCGGAACGAAGAGGACGCGCTCGCTGGCGATATCGGGTGGGATTTGGGCCCCACGAGATTCGAACCATTCGGTGAACGTCTCGCTAGCGAATCGCGGCAGGTCGCGTTCGGGTGCGATTCCGAGCGTTTTTTCCGCGAAGAATCCCGTTCCTGGCAGTTTCGTGACCCAGTTCGAAATGGGTGCAAGTGCGCTTCCGAGGGCCGAAACGCGCTCCGCCTCGGCGAAAAACCGGTCGCGGAGACTCGCGCCCTGTTTTTGATGACGGGCGTGTTTTACCTCGGCTTTCAGTTTTGCGAGGTCCACCCCGGTCGGACAATCGCGAGCACACCCCTTACACCCGAGACAGAGATCCAACACCTCACGTTGGAACTGGTCGGTGTGCAGTTCATCGGCCGGGAGTTCACCGCTGATTGCGGCCCGGAGAAGGTTTGCCCGTCCTCGTGTCGTCGTCATCTCGTCTTTCATGCCGCGGTAGGACGGACACATCGTCTCGCTCCCGGTTTGCCGACAAGTCCCACAACCGTTACATAGTTCGACGAGGTGTGAGAAGCCTCCCTCATCGGAAAAATCCTGAACCGTTCGTAGTTCTAGCGATGAGTATTCGGGACCGTATCTGAGATGTTCGCGCATATCCGCTTCGTCGTCGCGAAAGACGACCTTTCCGGGGTTCAGTCGCCAATCCGGGTCGAATGCGGTTTTGAGGTCCTTGAACGCGTTCCAGAGTTGCGGGCCGTACAGTTTCGGGTTGAACTCCGTTCTGGCCAGGCCGTCACCGTGTTCGCCGGAGAACGACCCATGATGGGAGAGGACGAGCGACGTTACGTCCTCGGCGATGGAATGCATCGTCTCGATGCCATCGGCGTCTTTCAAGTTCAGAATCGGTCGGATATGGAGGGTACCGCTTCCGGCGTGTGCGAAGTAGGCCGCAGTGGTATCGTGGTCGTCCAGAATCGCCATGAACTCCCGAACGTACTCGGCCAACTCTTCGGGGGGAACCGAGGCATCTTCGATGAAGGGGTACGGTTTCGGGTCACCCTCCATACTCATCAAAAGCGGAATCGCCGCTTTCCGGAGTTTCCAGAGGCGCGCCTGGTCGTCGTCCGAATAGGCCTCCAGCACGTCGAAGGCGTCGCCAGCGTGGACAAAGTGAGCGTTCGTCTCCGCGATGGCGTCCTCGAAATCCGAGTGGAGTTCGGAATCGAACTCCAACATTAGACCCGCCTCCGCGTTCTCCGGAATCGGGTCGGCGTACTCGGCAAATTCGGTCGATTCACGGGCCAGGCGGAACACCTCGTCGTCCATCAGTTCGACGGCGCTCGCGTCGAATTCGAGTGCGTCGGGCACTGCGGAGAGCGCGGAAACGAGGTCGTCGTAGCAGTAGAGCGCGAGCGCGGTGTCTTTGGGGCGTGATACCAAATCGAGCGTCGCGCCGACGACGACCCCCAAGGTCCCTTCAGCTCCGACGAACAGTTTCGAGAGGTTCATGTACGTCTCACCGTCTCGCTCGTAAACGACCTTGTGGAGGTTGTACCCGCTGACGGAACGCTTGAGTGTGGGATAGCGCGATTCGATTTCGTCGTCGTTTTCGGCGACCAGTTTCCGGACGGTTCGATACAGTTCCGCCTCCCGGTCGTCCTTATCGACGATTGTGTCCCATTCGTCGCCGTCAACTTCGATTTCGCGGGTGTGAATCAACGACCCGTCGGCGAGCACGACGTCCAGTTCCGCGGTGTATTCGTCCGTGATACCATACCGAACCGAGTGCGCGCCGGTCGAGTTGTTTCCGATACCGCCACCAATGGTTGCGCGGTTCGAGGACGCGGGGTCGGGCGCAAATTTTAATCCCCATCGAGAGAGATGGTCGTCCAAATCGTCCTGTACGACGCCGGGTTCCACGATTGCCTGTCGGGATTCGGTATCCACGTCGAGTATGTCGTCCATGTGGCGAGAGAAGTCGAGGATGATACAGTCCGTGCCGACCGTTTGTCCGGCGAGCGATGATCCAGCACCACGCGGAAGAACTGGCGCGTCGTGTGTTTGTGCGATGCGAATCGCTGCCTGTACGTCTTCGATGCCTGTCGGAAAAACCACACCTGCAGGAAGCGCTTGGTAAATACTCCCGTCGGTGGCGTACAGCAGTTGTGTGTACTTGTCGAACCGAACTTCGCCGTCGATGGTGGAACGAAGGTCGGAGGCGAGTTCGGGGTGAACTTCCTGTGGTTCGTGACCGAGTGACTCGCGGTACGTTTCGAAGTCGGGAGTTTCGTCCCGTGTTTCCATGTTAGAGAAAAGCAGACAGACGGACATAAATCCGATGCAGATTTGTAGGAATAAATTCGTTAGAAGAGAGACACATAAATTATTATATATGAATCGGTCAATCCGCGGCGTTGTCTGACATGAGAAGTCCGATACCATGCAGTCACTGGACGACGCAGTCCTAATTTCGCGGGGGTCACGCACGAGACGTGACGGGTGGGAAACTATCTTCGTAGTTTGGATAAAGACGAATATAGTCAAATAATCTACAATCCAGGACGGTAGTAAGGGAATAGAATGCATGAGTTCAAATCGCAAGCAAGCGACAAGGCGAGCTCGATTTGGCCATCACTCTTTTGTCTGTTGCATGAATCTGTAGTATTAGGGAGAACCATGCACGACCTGACTGGTTTCCAGCGAGACTTGCTGTACGTCATCGCTGGACTAGACGAACCCCACGGCCTCGCCATCAAAGAAGAACTCGAAGCTTACTACGAGAAAGAGATCCATCATGGGCGACTGTACCCCAATCTCGACTCACTCGTGGATAAAGGGCTGGTCGAGAAGGGGCAGCGAGACCGTCGGACTAACTACTACACGCTTACCCGACGCGGGGCACGCGAGATAGAGGCACGCCGAGAGTGGGAAGAGCAGTACGTCGGCGAGGACCTCGCGCAGACCCAAACCGTCTAAGGAGACAACGCAGTCCCAAGAACCGCGGCGTCGAGTGCTTTGACG
Coding sequences:
- a CDS encoding HpcH/HpaI aldolase family protein, with the protein product MTELRRAVHAGDPVVGTWVTIGHPAVAEISGELGFDFVVIDAEHSSMSISTVENLVRAVDAANGETKSIVRLPDDDPTRIKRALDTGVSGVIAPMIETAEQARSVVEATRYPPDGVRGVAGSRASAYGLELDDYFERANDELLVMVQIESAKGVGHVGSIAAVDGVDALFVGPTDLSASLGQFGETDSLDTEISAVLDAVGESDTAVGTIALDPEDVERWAETGFDFQVVGIDMDYLIHGAERAKQRYEDVLR
- a CDS encoding DUF7521 family protein, yielding MQPIEITYIILSAVLAMTGLTMVGLAMRAYLQTNRRSMLVLCIGFSILVAAAIATTVSAFLYDFQNSRVLLTVNYGVSTVGYLFVIYSVTGAD
- a CDS encoding FAD-binding and (Fe-S)-binding domain-containing protein, coding for METRDETPDFETYRESLGHEPQEVHPELASDLRSTIDGEVRFDKYTQLLYATDGSIYQALPAGVVFPTGIEDVQAAIRIAQTHDAPVLPRGAGSSLAGQTVGTDCIILDFSRHMDDILDVDTESRQAIVEPGVVQDDLDDHLSRWGLKFAPDPASSNRATIGGGIGNNSTGAHSVRYGITDEYTAELDVVLADGSLIHTREIEVDGDEWDTIVDKDDREAELYRTVRKLVAENDDEIESRYPTLKRSVSGYNLHKVVYERDGETYMNLSKLFVGAEGTLGVVVGATLDLVSRPKDTALALYCYDDLVSALSAVPDALEFDASAVELMDDEVFRLARESTEFAEYADPIPENAEAGLMLEFDSELHSDFEDAIAETNAHFVHAGDAFDVLEAYSDDDQARLWKLRKAAIPLLMSMEGDPKPYPFIEDASVPPEELAEYVREFMAILDDHDTTAAYFAHAGSGTLHIRPILNLKDADGIETMHSIAEDVTSLVLSHHGSFSGEHGDGLARTEFNPKLYGPQLWNAFKDLKTAFDPDWRLNPGKVVFRDDEADMREHLRYGPEYSSLELRTVQDFSDEGGFSHLVELCNGCGTCRQTGSETMCPSYRGMKDEMTTTRGRANLLRAAISGELPADELHTDQFQREVLDLCLGCKGCARDCPTGVDLAKLKAEVKHARHQKQGASLRDRFFAEAERVSALGSALAPISNWVTKLPGTGFFAEKTLGIAPERDLPRFASETFTEWFESRGAQIPPDIASERVLFVPDTFTNYSYPEPGKAAVRVLEAAGVHVQVPDDLSATGRAAYSEGFLDDAREKAQTNVSLLENRVDDGWSVVFVEPSDAVMFQDEYRDLLSDSAVETVASNTFSVCEFIDRNRLDDDIEFGAVDESLAYHGHCNQKAVRTDHHAVGVLRRAGYEVDPLDSGCCGMAGSFGYRTDQYDLSQAIGRILFEQVDESDAETVVAPGASCRTQFEGRGTRPPHPIEKVAAALHRS
- a CDS encoding PadR family transcriptional regulator — translated: MHDLTGFQRDLLYVIAGLDEPHGLAIKEELEAYYEKEIHHGRLYPNLDSLVDKGLVEKGQRDRRTNYYTLTRRGAREIEARREWEEQYVGEDLAQTQTV